The window TGCTCGCCGGCGCACTCCGCCCCGGGCTCTCCGGGCTCCGACTCGGACCTCTCGGTGAGCagccgcggcggcggccggaGGGACCCCCGGGGCGGTGCCCGCCCCGCGCTGCAAGGTACGGCGTGCCCCGGCGGCGGTCCGGCCCCCTGCGCccgggggagcggcggcggcggcgggggacgGCGCGAAGCCGCGGTTCCCGCTCCGTCCGCACCGGGAGTGAAGCCGGTCGCGGTCCCTTTCGGGCCTCAGAGCCCCCGAAGCGGTGAAAAGCGGGAGCTCCGCGTCGGGCGGGAGCGTTTCGGCGGCGCTGCGTGCCCAGCGCCGGGATATTTCCAGCCTTGCGGGAGcggccgggggggtccccgggtgaggaggcggcggcggggggagccgcACGGCTGGGAGGGTGCGGTGGGCACCGCCTCGGCTCCTCTCTGCTAAACCGTggatttcagttgttttcccCGAGCGTTTCCGCttttatgtttggggttttttttttcttttatttttttaagcaaaagcgGAGTCAGTGGCTTAAATTCGGGTTTCGTTTTCATGTCTCAACAGTTGAACAACACATGGCGGGGGGaaagcagcacaggggaccTTTCCAGGGGGTCCGTGTGAAGAACTCGGTGAAGGAGCTCCTGCTGCACTTCAGGAGCAGCAAACAGATGTCCTCGGGCTCCGCCACGGAGGAAAGCAAGGTAACCAGCATTTTTCAGCACTGACATAACTGCTGTTAATGAAGCTGGCAAAAACAGGCACACGATAACGCTAGAAACGCGCTTGCTGCTTTATCTGATGTGGATGGAGTCagtgtttttccctttcaataCGTAATGGAAGAACAGAGCTGGGAAGAAGTTAGTGGGAAGGTTTAGTGCGGGAGAAGGAGGCACTTAAAAATGTTCTTACTAAGCTTTGTTTTCGAAAAGGAGTTTGGATAAAAGTACGTTTGTGTTATGAAACCACAGAAACTCCCTGTTAACTCGAATGAGGTCATTCATTGTAAGAGTTGGGGAATCTTCTCAGAAGAGGATCGTTTGTCCATCGTCTGGAGCACACAGCATAAAGGCAGACCCCTCCAGtctagaaactgaaaaaaatgtaggaaTTCTGGGAAGATTAAaggggatatttttttaatagtctttcTGGGTGTGTGTTTGCGAGCTTCCTAGATAAGTGTTGTCACAGGAACATTTTTGCATAGAAAAGTTCACGGCATTGAAGAAGTATAAAATCGGCCTGCTTatctatgtttaaaaaaaaaaaaaagtcctcagaCGTCAGTAAGGAACAGTATCTTTCTCTAGATTTTCTTGAGTTTTGTGGTATTGTAACAAATAGCTTAAAAAGCCTTAAGAAAAATGGTGGCTTTCATTTAAGTTCCATAAAagtctttccattttctaaccttaattaaaagcaattaaattagGGTTAGACAATCATGTACTAAAATTATTCTAAGGTATATATATTCTATGTTTGCTTCTATTGAAGTTGCTGCCGCTTCcctcttggttttggtttttgttgttttttttcctgaagttgcATTATAATAATGGAATAATCTGGATTTTTCTCCAAAGGCACAAGGAGGATTGGTGAACTACGAGCAGTAcacaggtgaaaaaaaccccctttttttaaaataccctgcaataagattttaaaagttgatTGTGAGAGTAACccccaaatttattttcttttcagcagagctgaaaagcaTACTAGGTCACAGTGGCAAAAGGAAGGCTCCTGAGCTCCTTTCTGATGGACCTTCTTTCAAACGCCAAGCTACTATTCACCCACACCTCCTGGTAAGCTTGTAGTatgtttttctgtgcctttattttttagtttgctTTATGTGATCAGAAACTACCAGACACAACTACATTTCTAACTTTCTGGGgcttgttttgattttcctttatttttcctgacagACGCCACCCCAGACACCAACTTCTATGGATAACATGGAAGAGACTCATAAAAATGACCCAAAGCATGACAACAATTCTGATCTGCTTCAGAGCATTATAAACATCAAGAATGAGTCGAGCCCCGTTTCTCTGAACACAGTGCAGGTTAGCTGGTTGCACACTGTCTCCACTCACAGCTCGCCCGGCGAGCAGTACCAGGACAGCCCGGGAACCCAGGCTTTTTCCCCGTCCCAGAAGTACCAAGCATTCCAAGATCACACCTCCCAGCATATGCTTGATCCGCCGCAGCATTACCAGTTCCCGCCGTCCCAGAACCAAGATTTGTCACAGAGCTATCCTTCGGACACCTCCCTGGAGTACAGGCCGTTTGCTGCCAATGACCAGTCTCCTGGCTACCAGCAGAATACCTTTGAGAGCCATGAACTGCAGTACTGCCCCTCGCAGAGCTTCTCCTCCCTCTTGAACGACTCTGAAGGCTCGGAGGGCATCTCCGCTCCCCTCCAGCCGCTCACCAGTGCCCACCCACAGGCTGATGTCGGCCCCCACGCTCCGAACTTCAGCTTGCTTTCCGGTAACATCTGTGGTCATCTGGAGCGCAGTGTCTCTTTGGCTACTTTGAATGTCTCTCTACCTGACCAAAACATTGCCAGAAGCACAACGCAGCTGGGCAAGTCATTTTTTCAATGGCAAgtggagcaggaggaaaacaaactgGCAAACATCTCTCAAGACCAGTTCCTTGCAAAAGACTCGGATGGAGACACGTGAGTGCTGTTTATCTTGGTGTTTCTGATGTGGAAGGTTGGGGAATATTTCTATTTGGGTTCTGGTGGACCATGGGGTTTGATGGAAGCTGTTCATTAGCAGTGCTTGTATCAGGGGTGCAGTAGTTCTGCTAATCAAATGACACGTGGTCTTGCTGGTGGACTGTGACGCACAGAGTTGCAGCACATTGAATAGATGAGGCGTTTGTATCCTCTAACGATAAGTATAAGAAATTAGACTTTCATCAAgtaaatggggagaaaaagattCTAATTTAGATGCTTTGAATTGGCCTGTGAAGAAGGTACCTGTATTCCTGTCTTAGTCACCCAGACAGGTCTGAAGCTGGCAGTGTAACACCACCCCTGTACGTTTGGATCTCTGCAATGTCTCAAGCCCCGGGTTGTATGGTGGCGTAACTCTGTTTCCCCTCATTCCTGCAGCTTCCTTCACATTGCGGTTGCCCAGGGCCGACGAGCTCTCTCCTATGTTCTTGCGAGGAAGATGGCTGCCTTGCACATGCTGGATATTAAAGAGCACAATGGCCAGGTGAGGTTCTCAAAATCTTTGCACCTGAGTGCTCTGTGTGTCTGGACCTTGAAATGCTTATTTAATATTAACCCTGAGATTTAGCCTGCATACTAATATTAACCTTGAGCTATTAATACTTCTTGGGATCACCTTGAGCTGGTAAAACTATGCGCTCTGCTTCATTGTCCTGGCTTCCTGGTATTCATAATCGCTGTTTAAATAATGCCAGGTAGCTAgactttttatttgttttagttGCTCTTTCCTGTTAGCGATCAGATGACTGAtagtttaaattttcttctcgATGTTTGCAGAGTGCTTTCCAGGTTGCCGTGGCTGCCAATCAGCATCTCATTGTGCAGGACTTGGTTAGCTTGGGGGCTCAAGTCAACACCACCGACTGCTGGGGTAGAACGCCGTTGCATGTTTGCGCGGAGAAGGGGCATGCCCAGGTCCTTCAGGTAAGAACCAGGCAGGCGTAGCTCTGCCCTGTCCATAAGATTTGTTTCGTATGTGTTGTCTtggaaaactctgaaaatgCCACTCCTCCCCTTGTCTTTCTCTGTAGCCTTGTGAGTATGTCTGAGGGCTCCACAGTAATGGCTTAAAGTGAGGCTGAGTTTCATGTTAAGGTTCTCACCaatgttttaaagtaatttggTTGAATCCTCCAGTATACAAAAACAATAAACAGATCTCCTCTTCATGCTGTTGTTTATTGCAACTTTGTTGCACTAAGACTGTATACGAGCTTGAGGAAGCAATATGTGGTTTGAATAAGACCGAAATGCATACCTGTTCCCACTTTTGTAGGCGATCCAAAAGGGAGCCATGGGAAGCAATCAGTATGTGGACCTTGAGGCAACAAACTATGATGGTGAGTAGTTAAGAGTTTATAATTTACAGAGTTACTGGATGTTGTAATGTTTTATGGCTGCTGATGTGAATGTTATCCTGGGTTGAGAAGCAATAAAATGGAATATATCTTTGCCAGGTTGAAATTTACAATTACAATTGAAATTACATTACAATTGGCATATCTGTCAGATAAAAACATGGTTAGTCTGTGCCTGTCAGGACCTCTTCCCTCTTATGCGTGATCGCAGTGTTTGACGTGGAGAGCGTAGGTGGTAACAGGCTGTTAAAAATGTGTCAGTGCCAGGGATACATTGGTGGATACAGAAGCCAGGATCTCTGACACCAGAGAGCTGTTTTAGTTGAACCACTTTCCACACAATAGCTCATTCTAAagtatattttgtaaaaaaaaaaaaaaccatcagaAATTGATTCTTTTATTATCTGCTGGCTCAAAGGTCACAGTAGGTTGCTGCTTAACTCCTCTGGCAATGGACAACCCACATCCTGAGCCATTCAAGAGCAATCACTGTCACTTAAAAATGTGGAACCGTCCCTGGACTTGACAGGGAGAGAACCTCCTTTATCCATCCTTCAAACCAAGCAGCTGTTCAATACTTCTGTATTGCATTTGGTCATTAATgatgatttgtttttaatgttaagGTTTGACAGCGTTGCACTGTGCTGTCCTGGCCCATAATGCCGTGCTGCATGAACTGCAAAACAGTCAACCACCTCACTCCCCTGAGGTCCAGGAGCTTCTGCTGAGGAACAAGAGCCTGGTAGAAACCATCAAGACTCTAATACAAATGGGAGCATCCGTTGAAGCGAAAGTAAGTACAGCGGCTTTGTGCAAAGTTACAGATCCAAAGAGAAGCAGAACATGTCCCTTTCTCCCACGCCACATCTTAGCTTTATTACAAAGGAAGTAGACTAATTAGAAAGCTTCCCTACAGCTTAACTTACCCAAGTGGAATGAGAATATTGCACATATTCAGAACAGGGGATTATCAATGCAAATGAAGCATAGGAAAAGAGGGAGGTGACAGTCTAATTTTTGGATTAAGAATGATGCTATGTTGGCTGTAGCTGGCTGTGTCTTGAAAGTAAGAATATGTTTGGAGCACTCTGAGGTATCTGTAGTAATAGGGCGTTGATGATACCTTGTTCTTGAActgcaaattttaattaaaaactgcttCCCTGTCCAGTTTAGGTCTGTGCTGGGCCAGATCATTACTTGGTATAACATTTGATATTTTGGCTATGTAAGCTTACTGCCAAAAGAGATCTGGTCCATCATTCATTAATATTCATATTAAAATAGATACCCAGATTGACTTTCAGTGAGCTGTAGTGCAAATGTTTGTTCAACACTCTGCAgttattctgctttctgttttatttgtctGCATGTTTACCCTGGATAGGTGAAGCACCTGCAGGGAAGGCTAACAGTTCCTTTTTTTGATAGGATCGCAAAAGTGGTCGCTCTGCTTTACATTTGGCAGCAGAAGAAGCGAACCTGGAGCTCATTCGTCTCTTTTTGGAGCTGCCCAACTGCCTCTCTTTTGTTAACGCAAAGGTACGTTGGTTGTTCCAGAATGCAGGTATAATCCGGGATGTTCGTGTGTGGCACCGCGAGTGTCCTGAGGCTCGCGCCCCTGCCTTTCCTTCACGGCGTTACTTTGTCTTCTGCAGGCTTACAACGGCAACACAGCTCTCCACGTGGCTGCCAGCCTGCAGTATCGGGTGAGTCAGTTGGATGCTGTGCGCCTGCTAATGCGGAAGGGAGCTGATCCGAGTGCCAGAAACTTGGAGAATGAGCAGCCAGTTCATCTGGTTCCTGATGGCCTTATAGGAGACCaggtaaaaagcaaaacaaaacaagcaaccCTCTCCTTTGCTCCCATCTGTCCCCACACAAAAGCCTTATTCCTCTCCAAAAGATTCTTTTGGTTTTTGAGTTGcagcttttaaggaaaaaaacttagCAAATGCCATTTTATTCAGGGATCTTTGGTTTTAATATCAGGATCAGACAGACTATACGAATACCTGAAATTACAGGTTTTACTTGTAGTTTTTAGTTTGTCGATCTCAAAAGCTTTTTCCTGTCAAactaaggtttttttctttgtaacctTGTAATATCCCTTCTCTTGTTCATCTCGGTATTGCCTGAGATCATGCTTTTGTTGCTCTTGTCATAATTAGTAATGGCAGTTCTTAGGCCTCAATAACAATTGAAGAAAATCCCTTTTTCCTAGGAGCTATACAAATACATGATGAAAAAGGTGACTCTTGACCGAAGAAGCTAATAACTTAAGCAACTGAGTAATTCTGTTGCCTTTCCTTCATCCAAATGCTGTAAAATTGGATCAATTCTGGTGTAACTGAACTCTGAACATAGGCTCAGATAAATAAGGAATGCAGAGCTGGGTCtaggtgttctttttttttttcagatgatgaCTCACTTTGGTATGATAAATACtaatgctttgtcttttttctcttctgcagataAGACGTATCCTAAAAGGGAAGGCGATTCAGCAGAGAGTGTCGCCATTTTAAGCTCCATGTTTCTTGGAGTTCAGCAACTCACACTCACTGTCAGTCAGGCAGTCCTAATGTATCTGTAAATAGACCATTTGCCCAGTGTGGGCAAATGTTAGTTGTTTCTatgaaacaaaagtattttgttcACTATCATATAGTGGGTTAtataagagtaaaaaaaaaaaaaacgcaaaCAATCAAATTCCTCCGAGCAAACGGGAATATTTCATTCCTAAGTATGTAGAACATTCACCTGGATACCTGGATTTCATAGCTACGGCAAGACTGATGTTATTTAAACAGCCATGCAGATAAATTCTGGACAAGAACAATTCTACAGGAAATCTTCTTAGAGAGGGCTGATACACGTCAACATTGcagagttggttttttttgttgtgctaTTAAAAACACTTAAGTATTAAGTGCTAGAGACAGCAAGTATTTTTGAAGTTGAACGTTTATTTATGTAACTTTGTAGCTTTCTTCCAGTATCTCATGCAGGATTGTATATAGTCACTGGCATTATTGTACAGCTGTATAGTTCTAAGAATCTATTGATCGCTTGGGGAATGAACTGAAGAAACAAGTTCCTTGATCTTGAACTTGCAAATTGCATGTAGAGTTTTAATACTATACTGGTGCAAATTGGGTAAATTCTGTTGTTTTGGAAGACTGAAGACTGAAAGTACAGTTAAGATAGATTGTCCCTAGCACTGATTTGTGCGTGCTTTTGGAGTTgttaataaaacatgaaaaaccaTGCTTCTTCAGGGGACTGTATCAGTTTTTCTTGTACCCAgtagaggtttttcttttgatggGACAATACATTAAGGGAGAAAGATCATGACTTCTATAGCGTATATAACTTTGTACTTTAAGGAATATGATCCTgattcagtgaaaatatttagcATGTGCTTAACTGTGGATGCATACTGAAATTGTTCCATGTTAATTATAATACTTCAACATGTGTAAGCCCCACTAGTCTCAGCAGGGCTTAAGCACGTGCATAAGAAGTTTGCTGAATTGGGCTCTAGTTAATACTAGAGTCTTAGTGTTTTTCACCTCCTAAGCAGAGTTAGTCCATTTATGGTTTTACCTTATAGGTATAGTGGCTAGCCAAGTAATATTTGAagttaacatttttctattttttaataattatggGTATTAATGCAAAATGTATACTAATGATGCTATATACTTGTGTTCTGTTGGAGAAAACTTCTTCCTCCTATCACTTTCTGAACGATCTGTGCTGGGATGTAATCCAGTAATATGTTCTCTGTTTGGTCTTTGCTCTTAAACTGTTTCTGCATCACGTGCAGTTTTCTGCCATAACCATTTAATTAGTCTGATCGTGCTATTTTGACAAAGTATGTCTTGTAGACAAGctaagtgaaaaaaatctgatatgCGGAGGCCTAGTTGCAATGTATTTCTTGAGGGGTCTCATGTAACTTGTGTTTGAATAAACATGCTAGTTAAATTTTGGTGGTTAATGTCTGTGATACAAATAATTGTGATGAAATCAAGCTTGAGACAAAACTGACGTAGCACAGTAATGCTGTGAGACTGGTGAAGATCCATTTGTTAAGGATGAAATGAAGTATCTCCATCCTGCTGTTTATGCTTTCTCTTGTTTGATGCTGGTTTTGAAACTGGTGCTTGAGTGTTTTGGGTCATGTGCCATGCAGTCGTATTGCCTGTGTATTTAGTAGATGCTCCCCAAATAGAGTTAATAGTCACCAGGTTGTCCAAGTTGCAGGTTGTTACCTGAACACTTGTCCCTGTATACTTGGAGGAATGATAGCAGTTATGACAATGTCATGTCTTCCCCGTGGCTTCCTTGCCTTGGTCCTCAATTCTTACAGCTTAGGCACAAGCAGTCACCTTCGCACAGGTGGAAGTCTGTGTGAGCAAATGAGGCTATACCCATGGGGAAAGGCTCTCCTTGCTTCACAAATCAAAAAAGATGGGCTCTGAGCTGTCCGTGACCtttgaggaggaagaactgtCATCAGACTGTCCTTGCTGAGCACTGAGCTGGGGAGATGGCAACAGCCAATAAAAGCAGATGAAGCATTAGGATCTGTAGGAaaggaactgaagaaaaacaagtgtgCTGCTTTGCTATTGTATAAACCTGTTGTCCGCCCCTGCCTCACTACTGTGTGTGGCTAGGGTGTCCCCTCAGATGGAAGTGTTttagggttggaaggggcccAGAGGTGTGGAGGAGCCTCTCTGCAGGGAGCAATGGAGCAGATGAGGGCTCTTCAGCTGCAAAAGCAATGGCTGACAGCAGGTATGACAGGCCTGCGGAGTCATGTCAGGCCAGAGAAACTGGATTGGGATGAACTGCTCGCTGTCCCTTCCAGCACAAGCTGGAGGCTACTAATGAAGATACCAAGTACATGACAGACAACAAGATACAATTCCTTGAGATAGTTGAAGAATATAGTAGAAACAAGATATTTGTTGATGTGGGGAGGGCTAGAAGAAGGACCTTTTAGTGGAGGGTTACTGAAGACATTAATCACGTGAGGCAGTCCTCTCTGTGTTGGAGGGTGAAGTGCTGTACCGCAGGCTTGCCCTGCTTCCAGCTCTCCCCTGGGGACACTGTCGTAGACCTGATACCAGACTAGATTATACCCTTCACCCAAATCATCGCAGTTAGGCTTAGTGGCTCGTGGCTTCAGTCTGGCTCCACTGATATTGGTTGCACCtttcaagagaagaaaatgtaggAAAATCATCTTACAGCCTGAGTGCTTCAGGGGAGTGCTCATAGAtcctctgctctgtgcaaaAACTTGTCCCTGGAAATCTCAAAAATGGTTTCTGGTG of the Grus americana isolate bGruAme1 chromosome 1, bGruAme1.mat, whole genome shotgun sequence genome contains:
- the NFKBIZ gene encoding NF-kappa-B inhibitor zeta isoform X4, whose translation is MIVESSRDAAPDGGDGSALSSPINLAYFYGASPHSSEGSCSPAHSAPGSPGSDSDLSVSSRGGGRRDPRGGARPALQVEQHMAGGKQHRGPFQGVRVKNSVKELLLHFRSSKQMSSGSATEESKAQGGLVNYEQYTELKSILGHSGKRKAPELLSDGPSFKRQATIHPHLLTPPQTPTSMDNMEETHKNDPKHDNNSDLLQSIINIKNESSPVSLNTVQVSWLHTVSTHSSPGEQYQDSPGTQAFSPSQKYQAFQDHTSQHMLDPPQHYQFPPSQNQDLSQSYPSDTSLEYRPFAANDQSPGYQQNTFESHELQYCPSQSFSSLLNDSEGSEGISAPLQPLTSAHPQADVGPHAPNFSLLSGNICGHLERSVSLATLNVSLPDQNIARSTTQLGKSFFQWQVEQEENKLANISQDQFLAKDSDGDTFLHIAVAQGRRALSYVLARKMAALHMLDIKEHNGQSAFQVAVAANQHLIVQDLVSLGAQVNTTDCWGRTPLHVCAEKGHAQVLQAIQKGAMGSNQYVDLEATNYDGLTALHCAVLAHNAVLHELQNSQPPHSPEVQELLLRNKSLVETIKTLIQMGASVEAKDRKSGRSALHLAAEEANLELIRLFLELPNCLSFVNAKAYNGNTALHVAASLQYRVSQLDAVRLLMRKGADPSARNLENEQPVHLVPDGLIGDQIRRILKGKAIQQRVSPF
- the NFKBIZ gene encoding NF-kappa-B inhibitor zeta isoform X2, encoding MIVESSRDAAPDGGDGSALSSPINLAYFYGASPHSSEGSCSPAHSAPGSPGSDSDLSVSSRGGGRRDPRGGARPALQVEQHMAGGKQHRGPFQGVRVKNSVKELLLHFRSSKQMSSGSATEESKAQGGLVNYEQYTELKSILGHSGKRKAPELLSDGPSFKRQATIHPHLLTPPQTPTSMDNMEETHKNDPKHDNNSDLLQSIINIKNESSPVSLNTVQVSWLHTVSTHSSPGEQYQDSPGTQAFSPSQKYQAFQDHTSQHMLDPPQHYQFPPSQNQDLSQSYPSDTSLEYRPFAANDQSPGYQQNTFESHELQYCPSQSFSSLLNDSEGSEGISAPLQPLTSAHPQADVGPHAPNFSLLSGNICGHLERSVSLATLNVSLPDQNIARSTTQLGKSFFQWQVEQEENKLANISQDQFLAKDSDGDTFLHIAVAQGRRALSYVLARKMAALHMLDIKEHNGQSAFQVAVAANQHLIVQDLVSLGAQVNTTDCWGRTPLHVCAEKGHAQVLQAIQKGAMGSNQYVDLEATNYDGLTALHCAVLAHNAVLHELQNSQPPHSPEVQELLLRNKSLVETIKTLIQMGASVEAKDRKSGRSALHLAAEEANLELIRLFLELPNCLSFVNAKAYNGNTALHVAASLQYRVSQLDAVRLLMRKGADPSARNLENEQPVHLVPDGLIGDQVKSKTKQATLSFAPICPHTKALFLSKRFFWFLSCSF
- the NFKBIZ gene encoding NF-kappa-B inhibitor zeta isoform X3, encoding MIVESSRDAAPDGGDGSALSSPINLAYFYGASPHSSEGSCSPAHSAPGSPGSDSDLSVSSRGGGRRDPRGGARPALQVEQHMAGGKQHRGPFQGVRVKNSVKELLLHFRSSKQMSSGSATEESKAQGGLVNYEQYTAELKSILGHSGKRKAPELLSDGPSFKRQATIHPHLLTPPQTPTSMDNMEETHKNDPKHDNNSDLLQSIINIKNESSPVSLNTVQVSWLHTVSTHSSPGEQYQDSPGTQAFSPSQKYQAFQDHTSQHMLDPPQHYQFPPSQNQDLSQSYPSDTSLEYRPFAANDQSPGYQQNTFESHELQYCPSQSFSSLLNDSEGSEGISAPLQPLTSAHPQADVGPHAPNFSLLSGNICGHLERSVSLATLNVSLPDQNIARSTTQLGKSFFQWQVEQEENKLANISQDQFLAKDSDGDTFLHIAVAQGRRALSYVLARKMAALHMLDIKEHNGQSAFQVAVAANQHLIVQDLVSLGAQVNTTDCWGRTPLHVCAEKGHAQVLQAIQKGAMGSNQYVDLEATNYDGLTALHCAVLAHNAVLHELQNSQPPHSPEVQELLLRNKSLVETIKTLIQMGASVEAKDRKSGRSALHLAAEEANLELIRLFLELPNCLSFVNAKAYNGNTALHVAASLQYRVSQLDAVRLLMRKGADPSARNLENEQPVHLVPDGLIGDQIRRILKGKAIQQRVSPF
- the NFKBIZ gene encoding NF-kappa-B inhibitor zeta isoform X1 — encoded protein: MIVESSRDAAPDGGDGSALSSPINLAYFYGASPHSSEGSCSPAHSAPGSPGSDSDLSVSSRGGGRRDPRGGARPALQVEQHMAGGKQHRGPFQGVRVKNSVKELLLHFRSSKQMSSGSATEESKAQGGLVNYEQYTAELKSILGHSGKRKAPELLSDGPSFKRQATIHPHLLTPPQTPTSMDNMEETHKNDPKHDNNSDLLQSIINIKNESSPVSLNTVQVSWLHTVSTHSSPGEQYQDSPGTQAFSPSQKYQAFQDHTSQHMLDPPQHYQFPPSQNQDLSQSYPSDTSLEYRPFAANDQSPGYQQNTFESHELQYCPSQSFSSLLNDSEGSEGISAPLQPLTSAHPQADVGPHAPNFSLLSGNICGHLERSVSLATLNVSLPDQNIARSTTQLGKSFFQWQVEQEENKLANISQDQFLAKDSDGDTFLHIAVAQGRRALSYVLARKMAALHMLDIKEHNGQSAFQVAVAANQHLIVQDLVSLGAQVNTTDCWGRTPLHVCAEKGHAQVLQAIQKGAMGSNQYVDLEATNYDGLTALHCAVLAHNAVLHELQNSQPPHSPEVQELLLRNKSLVETIKTLIQMGASVEAKDRKSGRSALHLAAEEANLELIRLFLELPNCLSFVNAKAYNGNTALHVAASLQYRVSQLDAVRLLMRKGADPSARNLENEQPVHLVPDGLIGDQVKSKTKQATLSFAPICPHTKALFLSKRFFWFLSCSF
- the NFKBIZ gene encoding NF-kappa-B inhibitor zeta isoform X5, with the translated sequence MAGGKQHRGPFQGVRVKNSVKELLLHFRSSKQMSSGSATEESKAQGGLVNYEQYTAELKSILGHSGKRKAPELLSDGPSFKRQATIHPHLLTPPQTPTSMDNMEETHKNDPKHDNNSDLLQSIINIKNESSPVSLNTVQVSWLHTVSTHSSPGEQYQDSPGTQAFSPSQKYQAFQDHTSQHMLDPPQHYQFPPSQNQDLSQSYPSDTSLEYRPFAANDQSPGYQQNTFESHELQYCPSQSFSSLLNDSEGSEGISAPLQPLTSAHPQADVGPHAPNFSLLSGNICGHLERSVSLATLNVSLPDQNIARSTTQLGKSFFQWQVEQEENKLANISQDQFLAKDSDGDTFLHIAVAQGRRALSYVLARKMAALHMLDIKEHNGQSAFQVAVAANQHLIVQDLVSLGAQVNTTDCWGRTPLHVCAEKGHAQVLQAIQKGAMGSNQYVDLEATNYDGLTALHCAVLAHNAVLHELQNSQPPHSPEVQELLLRNKSLVETIKTLIQMGASVEAKDRKSGRSALHLAAEEANLELIRLFLELPNCLSFVNAKAYNGNTALHVAASLQYRVSQLDAVRLLMRKGADPSARNLENEQPVHLVPDGLIGDQVKSKTKQATLSFAPICPHTKALFLSKRFFWFLSCSF